One Phycisphaerae bacterium RAS2 DNA window includes the following coding sequences:
- a CDS encoding Integrase core domain protein — MKLNLKKELAAMEQMTVGQLHDRYVEVFGEPVRSRHRQYLIRRIAWRLQANAEGGLSERALRRAEELANDADVRVTPPRGPYVRQSGNQAMYGRYGTPRITGLIRNEGMQVNHKRVERIWKAAGLKVPKKQPRRGRLWLNDGSCVRLRPEHKDHVWAYDFVQAWTHDGRPFRMLTLVDEYTRECLAIDVARRLRSDDVLERLAWLFATRGVPGHLRSDNGPEFTAKVVREWLARVGVKTLFIEPGSPWENGYVESFNGKLSDELLNGEIFYTLKEAKVLIERWRVHSNTVRPHSALGYRPPAPEARMSAPLWAGSAPFAPLTALRPPTACAVNGVGLT; from the coding sequence ATGAAACTGAATCTCAAAAAAGAGCTGGCCGCGATGGAGCAGATGACCGTCGGCCAGTTGCACGACCGCTACGTCGAGGTGTTCGGCGAGCCGGTCCGCAGCCGGCACCGGCAATACCTGATCCGCCGAATCGCGTGGCGGCTTCAGGCCAACGCCGAGGGCGGCCTATCCGAACGGGCGTTACGCCGAGCCGAGGAACTGGCCAACGACGCCGACGTTCGCGTCACGCCGCCACGGGGGCCATACGTTCGCCAGTCGGGGAACCAAGCGATGTACGGTCGATACGGGACACCGCGGATCACCGGCTTGATCCGGAACGAAGGGATGCAGGTGAATCACAAGCGGGTCGAGCGAATCTGGAAGGCCGCCGGGCTGAAGGTGCCGAAGAAGCAGCCGCGACGTGGTCGATTGTGGCTGAATGATGGTTCCTGCGTTCGGCTTCGGCCGGAGCACAAGGATCACGTCTGGGCGTATGACTTTGTGCAGGCGTGGACGCATGACGGCCGGCCGTTTCGGATGTTGACGCTGGTGGATGAGTACACGCGGGAGTGCCTGGCGATTGACGTGGCGAGAAGGTTGCGATCGGATGATGTGCTGGAGCGGCTGGCGTGGTTGTTTGCGACGCGGGGTGTGCCGGGGCATCTGCGGAGCGACAATGGTCCGGAGTTCACGGCGAAGGTGGTTCGCGAGTGGCTGGCCCGAGTCGGCGTGAAGACGCTGTTCATCGAGCCGGGAAGCCCCTGGGAGAACGGCTACGTGGAGAGTTTTAACGGGAAGCTGAGCGATGAGTTGCTGAATGGCGAGATCTTCTACACGTTGAAAGAGGCGAAGGTCTTGATTGAGCGCTGGCGGGTTCATTCCAACACGGTTCGGCCGCACAGTGCGTTGGGCTATCGGCCGCCGGCCCCTGAGGCCCGAATGAGCGCGCCGCTGTGGGCAGGCTCCGCTCCGTTCGCTCCGCTCACTGCGCTCCGCCCGCCCACAGCGTGTGCTGTGAACGGTGTTGGACTAACATAA
- the inlA gene encoding Internalin-A precursor produces the protein MVRDTSRGRRLLLRDGEAMESQAFMLEEGIHHLEINTNYYHAEALEPLDRFDFIDGLFIIHRWLIDISAIHACRHIRYLTLNGSSGTPIDYTCFPDLIKCMTAYGKQKGLFEKTSLQKLDLASFKADDLHQLNQLTNLKSLIIRSSRLKSLKGIGVLSKLNFLGLYHVNTLDSMEGLENLSDLDVLDIEGCKKIHSIEPIRNLTRLHTLGLDGCGSIDSLVPIRQNANLTQCTFTASTNIVDGDLSPLIRNPPLKKVLFRERRHYTHRRSDFPPY, from the coding sequence ATGGTTCGAGACACCAGCAGGGGTCGCCGACTCCTACTGCGCGATGGCGAGGCAATGGAATCGCAGGCCTTCATGCTTGAGGAGGGTATCCATCACCTTGAGATCAACACCAATTACTATCACGCGGAAGCGCTGGAGCCACTGGATCGTTTCGACTTCATCGACGGGTTGTTCATCATTCACCGCTGGCTGATCGATATCTCCGCGATTCATGCCTGTCGGCATATTCGCTATTTGACGCTTAATGGGTCTTCTGGTACGCCGATTGACTATACGTGCTTTCCCGATTTGATCAAATGCATGACTGCCTACGGGAAGCAAAAGGGGTTGTTTGAAAAGACGTCGCTCCAGAAACTGGACCTTGCTTCGTTCAAGGCGGATGATCTACATCAACTCAATCAACTGACCAATCTCAAGTCACTCATCATTCGGTCTTCACGCCTCAAGTCATTGAAGGGCATAGGGGTGTTGTCGAAGTTGAACTTCCTGGGACTGTATCATGTCAACACGCTTGACAGTATGGAAGGATTGGAGAATTTGTCTGACCTTGACGTATTAGATATCGAGGGCTGCAAGAAGATTCACAGCATAGAGCCCATTCGCAACCTAACGCGGCTTCACACTTTAGGGCTTGATGGCTGCGGGAGTATTGATTCACTCGTACCAATCAGACAGAATGCTAACCTTACACAATGTACGTTTACAGCATCGACTAACATCGTAGATGGCGATCTAAGCCCACTGATTCGAAACCCGCCATTGAAGAAGGTGTTGTTCCGCGAGCGGAGGCATTACACTCATAGGAGGAGCGATTTTCCGCCGTACTGA
- the rhsC_2 gene encoding Putative deoxyribonuclease RhsC: MVGELASNAARFPEPIVLVDFTGAGMPNTWEPNVPPPTPPIFYYYLHDALGSVVALTDNVGRLVERYTYDPYGRVVVERPHDPDGPASGEPCDQSETGCDPVAWKANICGGDEVLTANSLTYSAYGNPFMWTGKRYDAVTETYHFYARTYLPHLGRWGQRDPIGYANGLNLYQYVFSNPFGWVDPFGLEGAWSDCDKYKCFQASVTALRKCLKHAFSGATGVGVPTVGGCFDDFDERNAACRSGQFVGGIVPLWARGGHIPVVDEGLAHDAVVTGANIYLTIFGLIVPGGAIVEAGIAGKILIGIDKADDAVNIIAGIYEFVDIKTGKTYVGQSEEIDRRLDEHVRDGRLSPGDKESVKKTAVEGSKLQREIAEQSRIDDLGGIDNLANKRNPIGERRAKRLGITLRRLKKP, from the coding sequence TTGGTCGGTGAGCTTGCGAGCAACGCGGCGCGGTTCCCCGAACCCATCGTGCTGGTGGACTTCACCGGCGCGGGGATGCCGAACACGTGGGAGCCGAACGTGCCGCCGCCGACGCCGCCGATTTTCTACTATTATCTGCATGATGCGCTGGGCAGCGTCGTGGCCCTGACCGACAACGTGGGCCGGCTCGTCGAGCGGTACACGTATGATCCGTATGGCCGCGTAGTAGTCGAGCGGCCGCACGATCCGGACGGCCCGGCCAGCGGCGAGCCGTGCGATCAGTCAGAGACCGGCTGCGACCCGGTGGCGTGGAAGGCGAACATCTGCGGCGGCGACGAGGTGCTCACCGCCAATTCACTGACGTACTCGGCCTACGGCAACCCGTTCATGTGGACGGGCAAGCGGTACGACGCGGTGACGGAAACGTATCATTTCTACGCGCGGACCTACCTGCCGCATCTCGGCCGATGGGGGCAGCGAGATCCAATTGGATACGCTAATGGCCTCAATCTCTATCAATACGTTTTTAGCAACCCCTTTGGGTGGGTAGACCCGTTTGGCTTGGAAGGTGCGTGGAGCGACTGCGATAAATATAAGTGCTTCCAAGCTTCGGTTACGGCATTGCGCAAATGCCTGAAGCATGCATTCTCCGGTGCAACCGGTGTAGGCGTACCAACAGTCGGAGGATGCTTTGATGACTTTGATGAGCGAAACGCGGCGTGCCGTTCTGGACAATTCGTTGGTGGTATCGTGCCTCTCTGGGCCCGCGGAGGCCATATCCCGGTAGTCGACGAAGGGCTTGCCCATGACGCCGTTGTTACCGGTGCAAATATCTATTTGACGATATTTGGCCTGATCGTACCGGGAGGCGCGATCGTTGAGGCCGGAATCGCCGGGAAGATTCTTATCGGAATCGACAAAGCAGATGACGCCGTCAACATCATCGCCGGTATATACGAATTTGTTGACATAAAAACAGGCAAGACGTATGTCGGGCAATCAGAGGAAATTGACCGCCGGCTCGATGAGCACGTTCGGGACGGTCGGCTCTCGCCAGGCGACAAGGAATCCGTGAAAAAGACTGCCGTTGAAGGAAGCAAACTCCAGCGAGAAATCGCCGAACAGAGTCGAATTGATGATCTGGGGGGAATCGATAATCTTGCGAACAAGAGAAACCCCATAGGAGAGAGGCGGGCGAAGCGCCTGGGAATTACACTTCGCAGATTGAAGAAGCCGTGA
- the wapA_2 gene encoding tRNA3(Ser)-specific nuclease WapA precursor, which translates to MRERTTFEYDGANRLTQRVQWVTTETSPDPTKDLVTIYDPNGVGNPTSVTLPNGHVLTYDYDGADRVTSITDSIGVLMAYDYDANGNVVSRTDGEANEWTIEFDELDRQWKVHDAVVETPTDKFTEHVYDESGNLIGTTNNEGIRTCYCYDDLNRLVCVIEDCQGDFGECGGQNQSSEKKELDGESLGGIQGQGVLIEGNEEDPEPQTAMLETSTPTADNHTCYEYDGRFLIAIVDGPTNADPASNRTVYDYNDAGDVTSIRYPEDDDPVSFSHYHSENYVIRYDQRNIETTYQFDRLGRLKTRTYVAGSTTRVEEFGFDRSGRLKNAKRFVPGTGLGTVEYEWAREYDKLGRPDSETQAFGSISGGTAFTTEFGYLIDDSLHTTEQTVCYPNASCGEQTGEYIRRFDQRGRLDAIMHGSGTLRQWNFDAADRRTSGVMQNLVEDSFDYDANGRLTEIEYTANFGWTAPYPHLTMNYGYDANGNRKYARKRWEVQPFAVTPTVELDRSELYGYDNRDRLTSMDRGLLNTAGTEIDPHNELPGLANVQQWTDLDTRGNWLEYRERTGDVRQPRIETREANGVNQYTEIDPDGPEAGSSVSPAHDLAGCLTFDPTGRFVEPPGTNEPPAGLEFVYDEENRVIAVHRDFDGQPGPYQNGQFGPLHDESDEGMHPLYVFKYDALGRRVETIQYVDEALGTRWDDGATPTPAPAPRRIRHVYAGLETIQEYACCTGTDACGETAPPCECGVTATGCGDGWPLAREFVWGDANRFPEPIVMVDFTGAGMPNTWDPEVPVPTPPIFYYYLHDALGSVVALTDNVGRLVERYTYDPYGRVVVEQPDDQDGPADANPCTTGCDPVEWVANVCGGGVLGANALTYSAYGNPFMWTGQRYDAVTGTYHFHYRTYSPGLGRWLQRDPISYQDGINLYAYVGSNPIGLIDQYGLLAAAPEASQSASQPTTQEPEEQRPRPIGPAGDPPGATICWVNNATYEVTCKNGDQEVTCKTIKSGERDPNKTGGPTPPNEYLICTSREHPEHKRTWYNLCPQKKDKSGYFQYTEKTETGRSTFGFHQGQISEGCVTVRSKSCFEKLKAVIDVGSLSFRGVKYRGTLIVLPDPSEVSTAQPPTSSGNKSGKRAGNKKGLKP; encoded by the coding sequence GTGCGCGAGCGGACGACCTTCGAGTACGACGGCGCTAATCGGTTGACGCAGCGTGTCCAGTGGGTCACCACAGAAACTTCGCCCGACCCGACCAAGGACCTCGTCACGATCTACGATCCCAACGGCGTCGGTAACCCGACCTCGGTCACATTGCCCAACGGGCATGTGCTGACCTATGACTACGATGGTGCGGATCGTGTGACTTCCATCACGGACAGCATCGGCGTTTTGATGGCCTACGACTACGATGCCAACGGAAACGTCGTCAGCCGGACCGATGGCGAGGCCAATGAGTGGACCATTGAGTTTGACGAGCTGGATCGCCAGTGGAAGGTACATGACGCGGTCGTCGAGACGCCGACGGATAAGTTTACCGAGCACGTCTACGACGAGAGCGGCAATCTGATCGGAACGACCAACAACGAGGGAATTCGCACGTGCTACTGCTACGACGATCTGAACCGCCTAGTGTGCGTCATCGAAGACTGCCAGGGAGACTTTGGCGAGTGCGGTGGCCAGAACCAGTCCAGTGAGAAGAAAGAACTCGACGGCGAGTCGCTCGGAGGGATACAGGGACAGGGCGTACTCATTGAGGGGAACGAGGAAGACCCCGAGCCGCAGACTGCAATGCTGGAAACGTCGACGCCGACCGCCGACAACCACACCTGCTACGAATACGACGGGCGGTTCCTGATCGCTATCGTGGATGGACCCACCAATGCCGATCCGGCATCGAACCGCACGGTGTACGACTACAACGATGCCGGGGACGTGACGAGCATTCGATACCCGGAGGATGATGATCCGGTTTCCTTCTCTCACTATCACAGTGAAAACTACGTCATTCGATACGACCAGCGCAACATTGAGACGACCTATCAATTCGACCGCCTGGGGCGGCTGAAGACCCGAACCTATGTAGCCGGCTCCACGACGCGCGTCGAAGAATTCGGTTTTGACCGATCGGGGCGGCTGAAAAACGCCAAGCGTTTCGTGCCCGGCACCGGTCTCGGCACCGTCGAATATGAATGGGCACGCGAGTACGACAAGCTCGGCCGGCCCGATTCCGAAACCCAGGCCTTCGGCTCCATCAGCGGCGGCACCGCATTCACAACGGAATTCGGCTATCTGATCGACGACAGCCTGCACACGACCGAGCAAACCGTCTGCTATCCCAATGCGTCGTGCGGCGAGCAGACCGGCGAGTACATCCGCCGGTTCGACCAACGCGGCCGGCTCGATGCGATCATGCACGGCTCGGGAACGCTGCGTCAGTGGAATTTCGATGCGGCCGACCGGCGCACGAGCGGCGTCATGCAGAACTTGGTCGAGGACTCATTCGATTACGACGCCAACGGCCGCCTCACGGAAATCGAGTACACGGCTAACTTCGGCTGGACCGCGCCTTATCCTCACCTGACGATGAACTACGGCTACGACGCCAACGGCAACCGCAAATACGCGCGCAAGCGCTGGGAAGTGCAGCCATTTGCCGTGACGCCGACTGTTGAACTGGATCGCTCGGAGTTGTACGGCTACGACAATCGCGACCGGCTGACGTCGATGGACCGGGGGCTGCTAAACACGGCCGGAACGGAGATCGATCCGCACAACGAGTTGCCCGGGCTGGCCAACGTGCAGCAGTGGACGGATCTGGATACGCGAGGGAACTGGCTCGAGTACCGAGAGCGAACGGGAGACGTTCGCCAGCCTCGGATCGAGACGCGCGAGGCGAACGGCGTCAACCAGTACACCGAAATCGACCCCGACGGGCCTGAAGCGGGTTCTTCGGTCTCGCCGGCGCACGACCTCGCTGGCTGCCTGACCTTTGATCCGACGGGCCGCTTCGTCGAGCCGCCGGGAACCAACGAGCCGCCGGCCGGGCTGGAGTTCGTGTACGACGAGGAGAACCGGGTCATCGCGGTTCATCGGGACTTTGACGGCCAGCCGGGGCCGTACCAGAACGGCCAGTTCGGGCCGCTGCACGACGAATCGGACGAAGGGATGCACCCGTTGTATGTATTCAAGTACGACGCCCTCGGCCGCCGGGTCGAGACGATACAATACGTCGATGAGGCCTTGGGCACGCGGTGGGACGATGGCGCGACGCCGACGCCCGCCCCGGCTCCACGGAGGATTCGGCACGTGTACGCCGGCCTGGAGACGATTCAGGAGTACGCCTGCTGCACCGGCACTGACGCCTGCGGCGAGACGGCCCCGCCCTGCGAGTGCGGCGTGACGGCGACCGGCTGCGGCGATGGCTGGCCGCTCGCGCGGGAGTTCGTGTGGGGCGACGCGAATCGCTTCCCCGAGCCGATCGTGATGGTGGACTTCACCGGCGCGGGGATGCCCAACACGTGGGACCCCGAAGTGCCGGTCCCGACACCGCCGATTTTCTACTATTATCTGCATGACGCCCTGGGCAGCGTCGTAGCCCTGACCGACAACGTGGGCCGGCTGGTCGAGCGGTACACGTATGATCCGTATGGGCGCGTGGTGGTCGAGCAGCCAGATGACCAGGATGGCCCAGCGGACGCGAATCCCTGCACGACAGGTTGCGACCCAGTGGAGTGGGTGGCGAACGTCTGCGGGGGTGGCGTGCTCGGCGCGAACGCGTTGACCTACTCGGCCTACGGCAATCCATTCATGTGGACGGGCCAGCGGTATGACGCCGTGACGGGGACGTATCACTTCCACTACCGTACGTATTCGCCGGGGCTAGGACGGTGGCTGCAACGCGATCCAATCTCCTACCAAGATGGAATCAATCTTTATGCTTATGTTGGTTCAAACCCGATCGGCTTGATTGATCAGTATGGCCTTCTCGCAGCTGCGCCGGAAGCCTCACAGTCTGCAAGTCAGCCTACAACTCAAGAACCGGAAGAGCAACGTCCCCGGCCTATCGGCCCTGCGGGCGATCCGCCCGGAGCGACAATTTGTTGGGTCAATAATGCGACTTATGAAGTCACATGTAAGAATGGCGACCAAGAAGTCACATGTAAGACAATAAAGTCAGGTGAAAGAGACCCCAACAAGACAGGTGGTCCTACGCCACCCAACGAGTACTTGATTTGTACCAGCCGTGAACATCCGGAGCACAAACGAACGTGGTACAATTTGTGCCCCCAAAAGAAGGACAAGAGCGGATATTTTCAATATACCGAGAAAACAGAAACTGGTAGAAGTACATTTGGATTTCACCAGGGGCAAATTAGCGAAGGCTGCGTTACAGTACGCAGCAAGAGCTGTTTCGAAAAGTTGAAGGCAGTCATTGATGTGGGCAGCCTGTCATTCAGAGGAGTGAAATATCGAGGTACGCTCATAGTTCTGCCTGATCCGTCTGAGGTCTCAACTGCGCAACCACCGACCTCTTCCGGCAATAAGAGTGGGAAAAGGGCTGGTAACAAGAAGGGGTTAAAGCCGTGA
- the aroA gene encoding 3-phosphoshikimate 1-carboxyvinyltransferase, producing the protein MARMPPTDPTDIQLQPVRRPVDRTVRLPGSKSLTNRALLAAALARGESTLQGILLADDTRLMLGALEMLGLAAAVDLPLGDERPRARIVGQGGFFPNTEASIHCGNAGTVIRFLTAACAAAQGDYRLDGSARMRQRPLGDLVTALIDLGASIDYEQQAGFCPLHVHGRGLRGGPVTLHNPKSSQFVSAVLLAAPRALRDVLIEITGELPSRPYVDMTLHVMEAFGISTLAEGGRRFIVPEGQTYRACEYEIEPDASAASYFFAAAALTGGRVTVSGLGRRSVQGDTHFARVLEAMGCRVGQDDNQTTVSGPPDGRLRGIDIDLGKMPDTAPTLAVLAAFADGPTRIRSVSNLRIKESDRLAALSTELGRMNVATELLPDGMVIRPVAPLHPARIETYDDHRIAMSFALAGLRLDGMVIAGPGCVAKTFPGFFDEWAKL; encoded by the coding sequence ATGGCGCGCATGCCCCCCACTGACCCAACGGATATTCAACTTCAACCGGTTCGGCGGCCGGTGGATCGAACGGTTCGCCTGCCGGGCAGCAAGAGCCTGACCAATCGTGCCCTGCTTGCGGCGGCGCTGGCGCGGGGCGAATCGACTTTGCAGGGGATTCTCCTTGCCGACGATACGCGGCTCATGCTTGGCGCGCTGGAAATGCTCGGATTGGCTGCGGCGGTCGATCTCCCCCTCGGCGATGAACGCCCTCGCGCGCGCATCGTGGGCCAGGGCGGCTTCTTTCCCAACACCGAAGCCAGTATACATTGCGGCAACGCCGGAACGGTGATTCGTTTTCTGACGGCGGCGTGCGCCGCAGCGCAGGGCGATTATCGACTCGATGGCAGCGCGCGCATGCGTCAGCGACCGCTGGGCGATTTGGTCACTGCCCTGATCGACCTCGGCGCGTCGATTGATTACGAACAGCAAGCCGGGTTCTGTCCGCTCCACGTCCACGGTCGCGGCCTGCGCGGCGGGCCAGTGACGCTGCACAACCCGAAGTCCAGCCAGTTCGTTTCGGCGGTTCTGCTCGCGGCGCCGCGCGCCCTGCGCGATGTCCTGATCGAGATCACGGGCGAGCTGCCCAGTCGACCCTACGTGGACATGACCCTCCACGTGATGGAGGCGTTTGGCATCAGCACTCTGGCGGAAGGCGGTCGACGATTCATCGTGCCGGAGGGTCAGACTTATCGCGCCTGCGAATACGAGATCGAGCCGGATGCCAGCGCGGCGTCGTATTTCTTCGCGGCGGCCGCCCTGACCGGCGGACGGGTCACCGTGAGCGGCCTGGGCCGGCGCAGTGTGCAAGGCGATACCCATTTTGCCCGCGTGTTGGAAGCAATGGGCTGCCGCGTGGGGCAGGATGACAATCAGACAACCGTATCCGGCCCGCCCGATGGACGGCTTCGCGGGATCGACATCGATCTGGGCAAAATGCCCGACACCGCGCCGACGCTGGCGGTCCTGGCGGCCTTCGCCGACGGGCCGACACGCATTCGAAGCGTGTCGAACCTGCGGATCAAGGAATCGGATCGTCTTGCGGCACTGTCCACGGAGTTGGGTCGCATGAACGTCGCGACCGAGTTGCTGCCGGACGGCATGGTGATCCGGCCCGTTGCCCCGCTGCATCCTGCGCGCATTGAAACCTACGACGATCATCGCATCGCGATGAGTTTCGCGCTGGCGGGGTTGCGGCTGGATGGAATGGTGATTGCCGGCCCCGGCTGCGTCGCGAAGACGTTTCCGGGGTTCTTCGACGAATGGGCGAAGCTGTAA